The DNA region ATCGAGCTTCTGATCTTAGCTTTGGTCTTCCACGCTAAATCAAATACCATAAAGTTTATTCCTGCGGCTCGATTCTGACCTTGGCTTTACCCTCTTTGCCGCCGAAAACCTCGGCCTGACTCTGATCCAGATAAACCACTACGCGCTCCCCGGCAACCCGGTTCTCGCCCTGCCACATCACCGGATTACCGGTCAGGGTCACCTTTCTCTCGGCCTGAAGCAGCTCCGCGCGCTCGCAGGTAACAAATTTATCGGCCTGATTGAGCTTGACATCACCAACCGCCACGGCGCGAATCAGCTTACGCGTCTGCATATCAAAATAATTGACCACCTTGTCGGCGTAGAGCACCATATCCTTCTGTTTGGCGATAACCTTGCCGCCAAAAGTGATAATACCCTGCTGACGGTCGGCCTCGGTCCAGTCTGAAATGATTTCGAGGGGCTCGTCCCGGGTTTCGAGATGCGTCGGAGGCCGCAAGTCAGGAACCGTACCCTTCGGCGCAGGGCCCTGAAAAGTAAGCGCGGGATCGGAAACCTTTGCCGCGCCGGGCGAGGCCTTTTTACCGTCGGAGTGGGCAAAAGAACGCGGCTGATACAGTGACGCAAAGGTCACCTCCTCCGCCTGGGCCGCGGCCGCCGGCCGCGGCCCTCTCAGCAGGGAAAAAAGTCTGGGCGAGTAATTTTCCGGGGCAAAGGAGGTGGTCAGATAGCCATCGCCGATATCTGAATCATGCACGATAAAATAATCCCGCGCCATGAACAACAGGGGTAAGCCCGGTCCTTTTCCCTCCTCCAGACGTGACCGGGCTTCGGCCGTGTAGGGGCTCTCGGGGAAAGCCCGGGTCAGGGTCAGCAGCGCACGCTGCCCGGCCTCAAGCTCGCCCCGATTAAGATTGGCCAAGCCCAGATAATACAGCACCTTGTCGTCAATATAGCCAGGGTAGTTCTGCAGCAGGTATTCAAACCGCTTGATGGCCGAATGAAACTTGCCGCTCTTATAGTAATAAAAACCAACATAAAATTCCCGCTTGGCAAAACGTCGCTTGCAATCGTTAATCCGCTGGATGATTTTCGCCGTGTAAGGCGGATGATCGGGATAACGGGACAAGGCTTCCTGAAAAGTTTCAAGTGCCTGGCGCAGGGCCTCAAGATCGAGATCAATGGTTTTCGAGGTCACATAATGGCTCATCCCAACCTGATAAAAAGCGTAGGGGGCCCGGGGATGATCGGCATTAAAATTGATAAAATCGTTATAGGTTCGAGCCGCTTCCTCAAGTTCTTTCCGGCAATAAGCAATATCCGCCGTCCGCAACAGGGCCAACCTGGCCTCCTCGGTGTCGGGAAAATCATTCTGCAGGTTCTGAAAAAGCTCCAGCGCCCGGCTGTAACTTTTTTTCTGAAACGCTTTTTCCGCCTCCTGGTAGAGGAATTGGGCATTTCCGGAAGCCGTCGTCCGGCGCGAAGCGCAGGCCGCGCTCAGTCCGAAAAGCAGAAGAAAGATTAAAAGAAGCCGGGCCGGCGCCCAAAAACACCGGCGGGCTAAGTTTTTTCCGTAATCCTGACGCATCGCTGGGGGATATTCCTTGATTTAATAAAATGATTCGGTTAGTTTCAACTCTTTTGACGATACGGAACCACGACCGGCACCGCACCCGGCCGCCATAATCAACCAGCAGCACCCCTTATTATAGTTAGATAACTATGTCAACGCCAAAACCAATAGATCCCAACCAGGTGTACGCCCTGGTCGCCAATCCTAAAGGGGAAATCTTCGACCATCCCACCTGGCTCATGCTGGGGGGAAGCGGTCGCCAGACCCGCCGTCCGCAAGCTGCAGAATTGATCCCCCTGCCCCCCGGCAGCCGCCTGTTCTTTTTCCCCGGCTGTCAGACCCTGGGTTTTGACCCGAGTTCCGACCGCCAGGACCCGATCATCCGGCTGGACGGGGTCGGCAACCGCGGCCTGCAAGGGGTTGCTGCGTTTCTGCCCCCGGCCTACAGCCGCTTGTTACTGCCCGCGGTTGCTTATCACGACAAGAACTATACCCTGCCGCTCTGGTCCTACACCGCGGTCGGCTGGTCCGACGAGCACGGTTATGTCACCACCGCCTGCCGCGTGGATGAAAACCGGCAATGGGAACCAGAGTATTTTGATGACCGGGAGGTCGTGGCCGGGGTTGATAAAAAGCTTGAAAGCTATCCGCATAACCGCCTGATCAAACATCTGCGCGGCTGCGCCCTCGATAACCACTGCTTCGCGGCCAAGAACTTTTTTTTAGAACGCTGGGAATGTCCTCTGCCGGTCTCGCCCACCTGCAACGCCAACTGTATCGGCTGTCTTTCCTTTCAGGATGAAATGGCGATCAGCAAAGGCGAGAGCTGTC from Pseudomonadota bacterium includes:
- a CDS encoding tetratricopeptide repeat protein codes for the protein MRQDYGKNLARRCFWAPARLLLIFLLLFGLSAACASRRTTASGNAQFLYQEAEKAFQKKSYSRALELFQNLQNDFPDTEEARLALLRTADIAYCRKELEEAARTYNDFINFNADHPRAPYAFYQVGMSHYVTSKTIDLDLEALRQALETFQEALSRYPDHPPYTAKIIQRINDCKRRFAKREFYVGFYYYKSGKFHSAIKRFEYLLQNYPGYIDDKVLYYLGLANLNRGELEAGQRALLTLTRAFPESPYTAEARSRLEEGKGPGLPLLFMARDYFIVHDSDIGDGYLTTSFAPENYSPRLFSLLRGPRPAAAAQAEEVTFASLYQPRSFAHSDGKKASPGAAKVSDPALTFQGPAPKGTVPDLRPPTHLETRDEPLEIISDWTEADRQQGIITFGGKVIAKQKDMVLYADKVVNYFDMQTRKLIRAVAVGDVKLNQADKFVTCERAELLQAERKVTLTGNPVMWQGENRVAGERVVVYLDQSQAEVFGGKEGKAKVRIEPQE
- a CDS encoding radical SAM protein, which translates into the protein MSTPKPIDPNQVYALVANPKGEIFDHPTWLMLGGSGRQTRRPQAAELIPLPPGSRLFFFPGCQTLGFDPSSDRQDPIIRLDGVGNRGLQGVAAFLPPAYSRLLLPAVAYHDKNYTLPLWSYTAVGWSDEHGYVTTACRVDENRQWEPEYFDDREVVAGVDKKLESYPHNRLIKHLRGCALDNHCFAAKNFFLERWECPLPVSPTCNANCIGCLSFQDEMAISKGESCPASHERINFVPSLNELLEVALPHISVAENPVLSFGQGCEGDPILQAGRICEFARAVRRETNAGTLNVNTNASLPLEVRALAEAGMDAIRVSLNSAREATYLPYYRPRNYAFKDVMRSLEEAKSGGLHLAINLLVMPGVTDSAREVEALMQMIERYAIDQVQMRNLCIDPRQYLDLFDDDFAGAIGIHELLQRLKKTFPLLHIGYFNRFLG